From Pseudomonas vanderleydeniana, the proteins below share one genomic window:
- the sctF gene encoding type III secretion system needle filament subunit SctF, whose protein sequence is MSIPRPIEFHDDFLGKQAEAFETGAKALKDILDNALKALKDDPSDPGLLAAYQSAFSSYTVFRNVQTNTIKGFKDIDMSTIQAAR, encoded by the coding sequence ATGAGTATCCCAAGACCGATCGAGTTCCACGATGACTTCCTGGGCAAGCAGGCAGAGGCTTTCGAGACCGGCGCCAAGGCGCTCAAGGACATATTGGACAATGCGCTGAAGGCGCTCAAGGATGACCCGTCGGACCCTGGCCTGCTGGCGGCCTACCAGTCGGCCTTTTCTTCCTACACCGTGTTCCGCAATGTCCAGACCAACACGATCAAGGGCTTCAAGGACATCGACATGTCGACCATCCAGGCGGCACGCTGA
- a CDS encoding PrgH/EprH family type III secretion apparatus protein, which produces MSDNPFLPCVLRVGSGLLQGCEFRLCNSRTLFIVGAADVLDDEGLVAAVPDEAIFVPVERRSCNFEVLLGPEGARLRILGEQVELRDVVFQRRERIGELLVALRPEGEPWAPDLFEVALSSEPLKSARGLRPRLRKLVVSLLLFILLAVCAAVSSLPMDSARADIAALLVGTRGAIKVLQGRDERVHVFVTSDHDASWSRQVLMRQGIASSVLDVQAESRRLESLLAERIPASQVVRIDLSQPDRVRVLRGAPGLVDAELRQQVRRLLLDEAAYVRQVDFALIDEQLPAMLAAQGLERLGLSYERVGQGEPVLLRIVGDLHDAEREEARRFIEDFQRRWGNHGVRFDIELRDDPFKGRSFQAGPGGYIKTSHSSWYFPTTQQVR; this is translated from the coding sequence ATGTCGGATAACCCCTTTTTACCCTGCGTGCTGAGAGTGGGCAGTGGCCTGTTGCAAGGGTGCGAGTTCAGGCTCTGCAACAGCCGTACGCTATTCATCGTCGGAGCCGCTGATGTGCTCGACGACGAAGGCCTGGTGGCCGCGGTGCCCGATGAGGCGATCTTCGTTCCCGTCGAGCGGCGCAGTTGCAATTTCGAGGTACTGCTCGGCCCGGAGGGCGCGCGCCTGCGCATCCTGGGCGAGCAGGTCGAACTGCGCGACGTGGTGTTCCAGCGCCGTGAGCGGATCGGCGAACTGCTCGTCGCCCTGCGGCCCGAGGGGGAGCCCTGGGCGCCGGATCTGTTCGAGGTGGCGTTGTCGAGCGAACCGCTGAAGAGCGCCCGTGGCCTGCGCCCACGGCTCCGGAAGCTAGTCGTCAGCCTCCTGCTGTTCATCCTGCTGGCGGTGTGTGCGGCGGTTTCGTCGTTGCCGATGGACAGTGCCCGGGCGGACATTGCCGCGCTGCTCGTCGGCACCCGCGGCGCGATCAAGGTCCTGCAGGGGCGGGACGAGCGGGTCCATGTGTTCGTGACCTCGGATCACGATGCGAGTTGGAGTCGCCAGGTACTGATGCGGCAGGGCATCGCCAGCTCGGTGCTGGATGTACAGGCGGAGAGCCGGCGCCTGGAGTCGTTGCTGGCCGAGCGGATTCCGGCATCGCAGGTGGTACGGATTGACCTGTCGCAGCCTGATCGTGTGCGGGTGCTGCGGGGGGCGCCAGGCCTGGTTGACGCCGAGCTCAGGCAGCAGGTCCGGCGACTGTTGCTCGACGAGGCCGCTTATGTGCGGCAGGTGGACTTCGCGCTCATCGATGAGCAGCTGCCCGCGATGCTGGCGGCTCAGGGCCTGGAGCGCCTGGGGCTGTCGTATGAGCGGGTCGGGCAGGGCGAGCCCGTGCTATTGCGGATCGTCGGCGACCTGCACGATGCCGAGCGTGAAGAGGCCCGGCGCTTCATCGAGGACTTCCAGCGCCGCTGGGGCAACCATGGCGTGCGCTTCGACATCGAGCTTCGCGACGACCCATTCAAGGGGCGCTCGTTTCAGGCGGGGCCCGGGGGCTACATCAAGACGAGCCATTCGTCCTGGTATTTTCCAACGACGCAGCAAGTGAGGTGA
- a CDS encoding transglycosylase SLT domain-containing protein — protein sequence MSRSNPWLAWWLLMWAGAAPAFCWESAGRAHGIEPELLYAIAHVESGLRPQAMNHNPDGSRDIGLMQINSLHLPRLSGQGITEQRLLEEPCLSVWVGASILAQFIARHGYGWTAVGAYNAGGAGDRQAARQRYARKVWRFYRVLVP from the coding sequence ATGAGCAGGAGCAACCCGTGGCTTGCCTGGTGGCTGCTGATGTGGGCGGGGGCGGCACCAGCCTTCTGCTGGGAGAGTGCCGGGCGCGCCCATGGCATCGAGCCGGAACTGCTGTATGCCATTGCCCATGTGGAGAGCGGCCTGCGACCGCAGGCGATGAATCACAACCCTGATGGCAGTCGCGACATCGGTCTCATGCAAATCAACAGTCTGCATCTGCCCCGATTATCCGGGCAGGGGATTACCGAGCAGCGATTGCTTGAGGAGCCTTGCCTGAGTGTGTGGGTCGGGGCGTCGATCCTGGCGCAGTTCATTGCCCGGCACGGTTATGGCTGGACGGCGGTGGGTGCCTACAACGCCGGTGGCGCCGGAGATCGCCAGGCGGCTCGGCAGCGTTATGCACGCAAGGTCTGGCGTTTCTATCGGGTTCTGGTGCCCTGA